In Kitasatospora sp. NBC_00240, the following are encoded in one genomic region:
- a CDS encoding LacI family DNA-binding transcriptional regulator: MADVARVAGVSHQTVSRVLNGAPHVRPDTRDRVLAAIRELDYRPNSAARALVTRRSQTLGVVSFGSALYGPASMLDSIEQAARSAGYFVSVASLRSLDSRSVQEAVDRLRDQGVEGVVVLAPQISAVSAVAKLTTTVPVVAIGSGSRSRVPMVAVDNEAGALAATRHLLDLGHATVHHIAGPAGWLETTTRQDGWRKALEAAGARVPAVLTGDWSSRSGYEAGLRIAEEPQVSAVFCANDHMALGLLRALHESGRAIPEDVSVVGFDDIPEAAYFTPPLTTVRQGFGELGRRALELLVAELDGDAGASPNHALVSPEMVLRRSTGPAAQR; this comes from the coding sequence ATGGCGGACGTGGCCCGGGTCGCGGGAGTGTCCCACCAGACGGTCTCCCGGGTCCTGAACGGTGCGCCGCACGTCCGGCCCGACACCCGGGACCGGGTGCTGGCCGCGATCAGGGAACTCGACTACCGCCCCAACTCGGCGGCCCGGGCGCTGGTCACCCGGCGTTCGCAGACCCTCGGTGTGGTCAGCTTCGGCAGCGCGCTCTACGGGCCCGCCTCGATGCTCGACAGCATCGAGCAGGCCGCCCGCAGCGCCGGCTACTTCGTGAGCGTGGCCAGTCTCCGCTCGCTCGACAGCCGCTCCGTGCAGGAGGCGGTGGACCGCCTGCGCGACCAGGGCGTCGAGGGTGTCGTCGTCCTCGCCCCGCAGATCTCGGCGGTCAGCGCGGTCGCCAAGCTGACCACCACGGTGCCGGTCGTCGCGATCGGCTCGGGCAGCCGCTCCCGGGTGCCGATGGTCGCGGTGGACAACGAGGCGGGAGCCCTCGCCGCCACCCGCCACCTGCTCGACCTCGGGCACGCCACCGTGCACCACATCGCCGGCCCGGCCGGCTGGCTGGAGACCACCACCCGGCAGGACGGCTGGCGCAAGGCGCTGGAGGCCGCGGGCGCCCGGGTGCCCGCCGTGCTGACCGGCGACTGGAGCTCCCGCTCCGGCTACGAGGCCGGCCTCCGGATCGCCGAGGAGCCGCAGGTCAGCGCGGTGTTCTGCGCCAACGACCACATGGCCCTCGGCCTGCTGCGCGCCCTGCACGAGTCCGGCCGGGCCATCCCCGAGGACGTCAGCGTGGTCGGTTTCGACGACATCCCCGAGGCCGCCTACTTCACCCCGCCGCTCACCACCGTCCGCCAGGGCTTCGGCGAACTCGGCCGGCGGGCCCTCGAACTGCTGGTCGCCGAACTCGACGGCGACGCAGGCGCGAGCCCGAACCACGCCCTGGTCTCCCCGGAGATGGTGCTGCGCCGCAGCACCGGGCCCGCCGCGCAGCGGTAG
- a CDS encoding DUF2797 domain-containing protein yields MTTSTPQPPAAGPPGTGWTATGLRWQDGRPVLTARNGGREHARAVASGTPVGWLVGGPRRCTGVRTSGGHHPCPFAAVVEPAGKAVQCQSCQDADPGLALARDQVLDNGRTYRLYLAWFGPGVVKVGITADQRGTTRLLEQAALGWTFVGRGPLPGVRRAELTVAQAGLARERLTTRAKSACWWDLPDAALRRHELAELRASVLRLLAGHAIELQADEPLVDHVELFGLAAGAPPLYREITALDDGATLAGTLRPPIGRHLFLDTGPQDPPLLLDTRLLTGWTLAPAGPASCTGLATGVRRRPEDKGAQEPLF; encoded by the coding sequence GTGACCACTTCCACTCCGCAGCCGCCCGCGGCCGGCCCGCCGGGCACCGGCTGGACGGCCACCGGCCTGCGCTGGCAGGACGGCCGCCCGGTGCTCACCGCGCGCAACGGCGGCCGGGAGCACGCCCGGGCCGTCGCGAGCGGGACACCGGTGGGCTGGCTGGTGGGCGGCCCGCGCCGCTGCACCGGCGTCCGCACCTCGGGCGGGCATCATCCGTGCCCGTTCGCGGCGGTCGTCGAGCCGGCCGGCAAGGCCGTCCAGTGCCAGTCCTGCCAGGACGCCGACCCCGGGCTCGCCCTCGCCCGGGACCAGGTCCTGGACAACGGCCGCACCTACCGGCTCTACCTCGCCTGGTTCGGGCCGGGGGTCGTGAAGGTCGGCATCACCGCCGACCAACGCGGCACCACCCGGCTCCTGGAACAGGCCGCACTCGGCTGGACCTTCGTCGGCCGCGGCCCGCTGCCCGGCGTACGACGGGCCGAGCTGACGGTCGCCCAGGCCGGACTGGCCCGCGAACGGCTCACCACCCGCGCCAAATCGGCCTGCTGGTGGGACCTGCCGGACGCCGCGCTGCGCCGCCACGAACTGGCCGAGCTACGGGCCTCGGTGCTGCGCCTGCTGGCCGGCCACGCGATCGAACTGCAGGCGGACGAGCCACTCGTCGACCATGTGGAGCTGTTCGGGCTGGCCGCGGGCGCGCCGCCGCTCTACCGCGAGATCACCGCGCTCGACGACGGTGCCACCCTGGCCGGGACACTCCGCCCGCCGATCGGCCGGCACCTCTTCCTCGACACCGGCCCGCAGGACCCGCCCCTGCTGCTGGACACCCGCCTGCTCACCGGCTGGACGCTCGCCCCCGCCGGCCCGGCCTCGTGCACGGGGCTGGCGACGGGCGTGCGGCGCCGACCGGAGGACAAGGGCGCGCAGGAGCCGCTGTTCTGA
- a CDS encoding ricin-type beta-trefoil lectin domain protein — MTPWLTRTVVKALALGLALAYLALAGPAALGRPAAGPAGQHAALDAEQAAAPPPPMGWASWNSFASSIDLATVKAQVDAFVAAGLPAAGYRYVNLDDGWWQGARDADGEMTVDPTRWPGGMAAAADYIHGKGLKAGIYTDAGRDGCGYYYPTTRPAAPGTGMEGHELQDAVRFQRWGFDFLKVDWCGGDAEHLDPERTYRGVAAAIAGATTATGRPMLLSVCEWGVGRPWNWAAGTAAMWRTGYDIIHWGERPSAGAVLANFDRSLHPAAQHTGSVNDPDMLTAGMDGLTDAQNRTQLSLWAIAGAPLLAGNDLTRMTAATKATLTNAEMIAIDQDARGLQGVKVAEDSAGLQVYGKVLSGTGRRAVVLLNRTAAAAPVTVRWTDLGLTGAPTAVREVWAAADRGAPATGWTANVPASGSVLLTVSGTEAPGSAYEAEAGTGGAACASCSGGAAAGPLGNGAALTLTGVEAATAGIALADIAYVNGDPVARTATLRVNGQAPTVVSFPPTGSWTTPGTVSVLLSLAKGATNTLGFDSPSAPGPALDAVRLRPLPGTAGTALVAAGSDRCAELPGNAVADGTRAVLADCTGGQNQTFTATPRGELVVYGNRCLAALDDGDGIAVDIRDCNGTAGQAWSAHPDGTLRNGLAGACLDARGSTAAGTPLGLWSCDGTAGQRWRLV; from the coding sequence ATGACCCCCTGGCTCACCCGGACCGTCGTCAAGGCCCTGGCCCTCGGCCTCGCCCTCGCCTACCTCGCCCTGGCCGGCCCCGCCGCTCTCGGCCGGCCGGCGGCCGGGCCCGCCGGGCAGCACGCCGCCCTCGACGCCGAGCAGGCCGCCGCGCCGCCGCCCCCGATGGGCTGGGCCAGCTGGAACAGCTTCGCCAGCAGCATCGACCTCGCCACCGTCAAGGCGCAGGTCGACGCCTTCGTCGCTGCCGGCCTACCCGCAGCCGGCTACCGGTACGTCAACCTGGACGACGGGTGGTGGCAGGGCGCCCGCGACGCCGACGGCGAGATGACCGTCGACCCCACCCGCTGGCCCGGCGGGATGGCCGCCGCCGCCGACTACATCCACGGCAAGGGGCTCAAGGCCGGCATCTACACCGACGCCGGCCGCGACGGCTGCGGCTACTACTACCCCACCACCCGCCCCGCCGCCCCCGGCACCGGCATGGAGGGCCACGAACTCCAGGACGCCGTGCGGTTCCAGCGCTGGGGATTCGACTTCCTCAAGGTCGACTGGTGCGGCGGCGACGCCGAGCACCTCGACCCGGAGCGCACCTACCGCGGCGTCGCCGCCGCCATCGCCGGGGCCACCACCGCCACCGGCCGGCCGATGCTGCTCTCGGTCTGCGAATGGGGCGTGGGCCGGCCCTGGAACTGGGCCGCCGGCACCGCCGCGATGTGGCGTACCGGCTACGACATCATCCACTGGGGCGAACGGCCCTCGGCCGGCGCCGTGCTGGCGAACTTCGACCGGAGCCTGCACCCGGCCGCCCAGCACACCGGCTCCGTCAACGACCCCGACATGCTGACCGCCGGCATGGACGGCCTCACCGACGCCCAGAACCGCACCCAGCTGAGCCTGTGGGCGATCGCCGGCGCGCCGCTGCTCGCGGGCAACGACCTGACCCGGATGACCGCCGCCACCAAGGCCACGCTGACCAACGCCGAGATGATCGCGATCGACCAGGACGCCCGCGGTCTGCAGGGCGTCAAGGTCGCCGAGGACAGCGCCGGCCTGCAGGTCTACGGCAAGGTGCTGAGCGGCACCGGACGGCGCGCCGTCGTCCTGCTGAACCGGACGGCCGCCGCGGCACCGGTCACCGTCCGCTGGACCGACCTCGGCCTCACCGGCGCGCCCACCGCCGTCCGCGAGGTCTGGGCCGCCGCCGACCGGGGCGCCCCCGCGACCGGCTGGACGGCGAACGTCCCGGCCAGCGGCTCCGTCCTGCTGACCGTCAGCGGCACCGAGGCGCCCGGCAGCGCGTACGAGGCCGAGGCCGGCACCGGCGGCGCCGCCTGTGCGAGCTGCTCCGGCGGGGCGGCGGCGGGGCCGCTCGGCAACGGCGCGGCGCTCACCCTGACCGGCGTCGAGGCGGCCACGGCGGGCATCGCGCTCGCCGACATCGCGTACGTCAACGGCGACCCGGTGGCGCGCACCGCGACCCTGCGGGTGAACGGGCAGGCCCCGACGGTCGTGTCGTTCCCGCCCACCGGCTCCTGGACCACCCCCGGGACGGTCTCCGTGCTGCTCTCGCTGGCCAAGGGGGCAACCAACACGCTCGGCTTCGACAGTCCGTCCGCCCCGGGCCCGGCCCTCGACGCCGTCCGGCTGCGGCCACTCCCCGGCACCGCGGGCACCGCCCTGGTCGCGGCCGGCTCCGACCGCTGCGCCGAACTGCCCGGCAACGCCGTCGCCGACGGCACCCGGGCCGTGCTCGCCGACTGCACCGGCGGCCAGAACCAGACCTTCACCGCCACCCCGCGCGGCGAACTGGTGGTCTACGGCAACAGGTGCCTGGCCGCACTCGACGACGGCGACGGCATCGCGGTGGACATCCGGGACTGCAACGGCACCGCCGGCCAGGCCTGGAGCGCCCACCCGGACGGGACCCTCCGCAACGGCCTCGCCGGCGCCTGCCTGGACGCCCGCGGCAGCACCGCCGCAGGCACCCCGCTCGGCCTGTGGAGCTGCGACGGGACGGCCGGCCAGCGCTGGCGGCTGGTCTGA
- the mmsB gene encoding multiple monosaccharide ABC transporter permease has translation MAQTETTQPPASAAPEPAPGKSGGGVGALLARALHGNIRQYGMLLALALIVVLFQIWTDGTLLMPLNVTNLIQQNSYILILAIGMMIVIISGHIDLSVGSLAAFVGAAAAVMMVRHDVPWPLALVVALLIGAAAGAWQGFWIAYVGIPSFIVTLAGMLLFRGGTQILLQGQSVAPFPKGFQKISSGFLPEVGPHTNYHNLTLLLGLGVLVVAVLQEVRGRRQAAGYGIELLPMGFFLAKLGAIAAAVLVFTLLLASYHGFPVVLLILGALLVGFGYLMRNSILGRHTYAIGGNEPAAKLSGVKSKRVVFLAFVNMGVLAALAGMVFAARLNAGTPQAGINFELEAIAAAFIGGASASGGVGTVLGAVIGGLVLGVLNNGMSLVGVGTDYQQVIKGLVLLAAVGFDVYNKRKAGS, from the coding sequence ATGGCCCAGACCGAGACCACGCAACCCCCCGCGAGCGCGGCCCCCGAGCCCGCCCCCGGCAAGAGCGGCGGCGGCGTGGGCGCCCTGCTGGCCCGCGCGCTGCACGGCAACATCCGGCAGTACGGCATGCTGCTGGCGCTGGCGCTGATCGTCGTACTGTTCCAGATCTGGACCGACGGCACGCTGCTGATGCCGCTCAACGTCACCAACCTCATCCAGCAGAACAGCTACATCCTGATCCTCGCCATCGGCATGATGATCGTCATCATCTCCGGACACATCGACCTCTCGGTCGGCTCGCTGGCCGCCTTCGTCGGCGCGGCGGCGGCCGTGATGATGGTCCGGCACGACGTACCGTGGCCGCTCGCGCTGGTCGTCGCGCTGCTGATCGGCGCCGCCGCCGGGGCCTGGCAGGGCTTCTGGATCGCGTACGTCGGCATCCCGTCCTTCATCGTGACGCTGGCCGGCATGCTGCTGTTCCGCGGCGGCACCCAGATCCTGCTCCAGGGCCAGTCGGTGGCGCCCTTCCCCAAGGGCTTCCAGAAGATCAGCAGCGGGTTCCTGCCGGAGGTCGGCCCGCACACCAACTACCACAACCTGACCCTGCTGCTGGGGCTCGGCGTGCTGGTGGTGGCCGTCCTCCAGGAGGTCCGCGGGCGCCGGCAGGCCGCCGGGTACGGGATCGAGCTGCTGCCCATGGGCTTCTTCCTGGCCAAGCTCGGGGCGATCGCCGCCGCGGTGCTGGTGTTCACCCTGCTGCTGGCGAGCTACCACGGGTTCCCGGTCGTGCTGCTGATCCTGGGGGCGCTGCTGGTCGGCTTCGGCTACCTCATGCGCAACTCCATCCTCGGCCGTCACACCTATGCGATCGGCGGCAACGAACCGGCGGCGAAGCTCTCCGGTGTCAAGAGCAAGCGGGTCGTGTTCCTCGCCTTCGTCAACATGGGCGTACTGGCCGCGCTCGCCGGGATGGTCTTCGCGGCGCGCCTCAACGCCGGCACCCCGCAGGCCGGTATCAACTTCGAATTGGAGGCGATCGCCGCCGCGTTCATCGGCGGCGCCTCGGCCAGCGGCGGCGTCGGCACCGTACTGGGCGCCGTGATCGGCGGCCTGGTGCTCGGCGTGCTCAACAACGGCATGTCGCTGGTCGGGGTCGGTACCGACTACCAGCAGGTCATCAAGGGCCTGGTGCTGCTGGCGGCGGTCGGCTTCGACGTCTACAACAAGCGCAAGGCCGGGTCCTGA
- the mmsA gene encoding multiple monosaccharide ABC transporter ATP-binding protein has translation MAGPVLEMRSISKSFPGVRALSDVNLSVAPGEVHAICGENGAGKSTLMKVLSGVHPHGSYEGEIRFEGEPCAFRDIRASERRGIVIIHQELALVPYLSIAENIFLGNEHARRGIISWHRTVTHATALLKRVGLHENPHTRVADIGVGKQQLVEIAKALAKEVKLLILDEPTAALNDEDSRKLLDLILELKAQGISCIIISHKLNEIARVADSVTILRDGRTIETVDVKAAGISEDRIIRGMVGRDLEHRYPERTPEIGEVALAVEDWTVHHPIDHQRKVVDGVSLHVRRGEIVGIAGLMGAGRTELAMSVFGRSYGRWAGGRVLLDGKEIRTRTVPEAIGHGLAYVTEDRKQLGLNLADSVSRNISLGALGKVARRGWIDEHEETRVAEDFRRSMNIKTPSVFAQTGKLSGGNQQKVVLSKWIFSGPEVLILDEPTRGIDVGAKAEIYTVIAGLAAQGKAVLVISSELPELLGMCDRIYTMAEGRLTGELDRADATQESLMRLMTVSAATENEQV, from the coding sequence ATGGCCGGACCCGTCCTTGAGATGCGTTCGATCAGCAAGTCCTTCCCCGGGGTCAGAGCCCTCTCCGACGTGAACCTGAGCGTCGCCCCCGGCGAGGTCCACGCGATCTGCGGCGAGAACGGCGCCGGCAAGTCCACCCTGATGAAGGTACTGAGCGGGGTCCACCCGCACGGCTCCTACGAGGGCGAGATCCGGTTCGAGGGCGAGCCCTGCGCGTTCCGGGACATCCGGGCCAGCGAGCGGCGCGGCATCGTGATCATCCATCAGGAACTCGCCCTGGTGCCCTACCTGTCGATCGCCGAGAACATCTTCCTCGGCAACGAGCACGCCCGCCGGGGCATCATCAGCTGGCACCGGACCGTCACCCACGCCACCGCGCTGCTCAAGCGGGTCGGCCTGCACGAGAACCCGCACACCCGGGTCGCCGACATCGGGGTGGGCAAGCAGCAGCTGGTCGAGATCGCCAAGGCGCTGGCCAAGGAGGTCAAGCTGCTGATCCTGGACGAGCCGACCGCCGCGCTGAACGACGAGGACAGCCGCAAGCTGCTCGACCTGATCCTGGAGCTGAAGGCGCAGGGCATCTCCTGCATCATCATCTCGCACAAGCTCAACGAGATCGCCCGGGTCGCCGACTCCGTCACCATCCTGCGCGACGGCCGGACCATCGAGACCGTCGACGTGAAGGCGGCGGGGATCTCGGAGGACCGGATCATCCGCGGCATGGTCGGCCGCGACCTGGAGCACCGCTACCCCGAACGCACCCCGGAGATCGGCGAGGTGGCGCTGGCCGTCGAGGACTGGACCGTCCACCACCCGATCGACCATCAGCGCAAGGTGGTGGACGGGGTCTCGCTGCACGTCCGGCGCGGCGAGATCGTCGGCATCGCCGGCCTGATGGGCGCCGGCCGCACCGAACTGGCGATGAGCGTCTTCGGCCGCTCCTACGGCCGCTGGGCCGGCGGCCGGGTGCTGCTGGACGGCAAGGAGATCCGCACCCGCACCGTGCCGGAGGCGATCGGCCACGGCCTCGCGTACGTCACCGAGGACCGCAAGCAGCTCGGGCTGAACCTCGCCGACAGCGTCAGCCGCAACATCTCGCTGGGGGCGCTCGGCAAGGTCGCGCGGCGCGGCTGGATCGACGAGCACGAGGAGACCAGGGTCGCCGAGGACTTCCGGCGGAGCATGAACATCAAGACCCCCTCGGTGTTCGCGCAGACCGGCAAGCTCAGCGGCGGCAACCAGCAGAAGGTCGTCCTCAGCAAGTGGATCTTCTCCGGGCCTGAGGTGCTGATCCTCGACGAACCCACCCGCGGCATCGACGTCGGCGCCAAGGCCGAGATCTACACGGTGATCGCCGGGCTGGCCGCGCAGGGCAAGGCGGTGCTGGTCATCTCCTCCGAGCTGCCCGAGCTGCTCGGCATGTGCGACCGGATCTACACGATGGCCGAGGGCCGGCTCACCGGTGAGCTGGACCGCGCGGACGCGACCCAGGAATCCCTCATGCGCCTCATGACCGTGAGCGCGGCGACCGAGAACGAGCAGGTGTAA
- the chvE gene encoding multiple monosaccharide ABC transporter substrate-binding protein, translated as MRKVLTGLATAGLAFSLAACGQSANGVGDGASGGSGDTKGGLVGIAMPTKSSERWINDGSNMVKQFQAKGYKTDLQYGDNVVENQVSQLENMITKGAKLLVVAAIDGSSLTDVLQKAADAHIPVISYDRLIRGTKNVDYYATFDNYKVGVLQGTYIADKLGLKDGKGPFNVELFAGSPDDNNAQFFFNGAMSVLKPYLDSKKLVVQSGQSDFNQVATLRWDGGLAQSRMDNLLSKSYTSAGVDAVLSPYDGISIGILSSLKGVGYGGAGKAMPVVTGQDGELASVKSIIAGEQTQTVYKDTRELAKVAVQMGDALLTGGKPEVNDEKQYDNGVKVVPAYLLQPVSVDKDNYRQVLVDGGQYTADQLK; from the coding sequence GTGCGGAAAGTACTGACGGGCCTCGCCACGGCCGGCCTCGCGTTCTCGCTGGCAGCCTGCGGCCAGAGCGCCAACGGCGTCGGCGACGGCGCGAGCGGCGGCAGCGGAGACACCAAGGGCGGCCTGGTCGGCATAGCGATGCCGACGAAGTCCTCGGAGCGCTGGATCAACGACGGCAGCAACATGGTCAAGCAGTTCCAGGCCAAGGGCTACAAGACCGACCTGCAGTACGGCGACAACGTGGTGGAGAACCAGGTGTCGCAGCTCGAGAACATGATCACCAAGGGGGCGAAGCTCCTGGTGGTCGCCGCGATCGACGGTTCCTCGCTCACCGACGTGCTGCAGAAGGCCGCCGACGCCCACATCCCGGTGATCTCCTACGACCGCCTGATCCGCGGCACCAAGAACGTCGACTACTACGCGACCTTCGACAACTACAAGGTCGGCGTCCTGCAGGGCACGTACATCGCCGACAAGCTCGGCCTCAAGGACGGCAAGGGTCCGTTCAACGTCGAGCTGTTCGCCGGCTCGCCGGACGACAACAACGCGCAGTTCTTCTTCAACGGCGCGATGAGCGTCCTCAAGCCGTACCTCGACAGCAAGAAGCTGGTCGTGCAGAGCGGGCAGAGCGACTTCAACCAGGTCGCCACGCTGCGCTGGGACGGCGGCCTCGCGCAGTCCCGGATGGACAACCTGCTGAGCAAGTCGTACACCTCGGCCGGCGTCGACGCGGTGCTCTCGCCGTACGACGGCATCTCGATCGGCATCCTCTCCTCCCTCAAGGGCGTCGGCTACGGCGGCGCCGGCAAGGCGATGCCGGTGGTGACCGGCCAGGACGGCGAGCTGGCCTCGGTGAAGTCGATCATCGCGGGCGAGCAGACCCAGACCGTCTACAAGGACACCCGCGAGCTCGCCAAGGTCGCCGTGCAGATGGGCGACGCCCTGCTGACCGGCGGAAAGCCGGAGGTGAACGACGAGAAGCAGTACGACAACGGCGTCAAGGTCGTCCCCGCCTACCTGCTGCAGCCGGTCAGTGTCGACAAGGACAACTACCGCCAGGTGCTGGTGGACGGCGGGCAGTACACCGCCGACCAGCTCAAGTAG
- a CDS encoding aldo/keto reductase, with protein sequence MEQRVLGRTGRKASVVGLGTWQLGADWGDVREEDALAVLDAAVESGVTFFDTADVYGDGRSEQLIGRYLRERPDAGVLVATKAGRRLEQLPEHYTLDNLRAWTDRSRANLGVERLDLVQLHCPPTPVYSLDRVFDALDTLVAEQRVAAYGVSVETCAEALTAIARPGVASVQIILNPFRLKPLDDVLPAAAAAGVGIIARVPLASGLLSGRYTRDTVFPKDDHRTYNRDGSAFDQGETFSGVDFATGVEAAVEFAALAPEGATPAQTALRWIIQQPGVSSVIPGARNPEQARANAAAAALPPLPAATLAAVTALYDRRIRGSVHDRW encoded by the coding sequence ATGGAACAGCGCGTACTCGGCAGGACGGGCCGCAAGGCCTCCGTCGTCGGCCTCGGCACCTGGCAGCTCGGCGCGGACTGGGGTGACGTCCGCGAGGAGGACGCCCTCGCCGTCCTCGACGCGGCCGTGGAGTCCGGAGTCACCTTCTTCGACACCGCGGACGTCTACGGGGACGGCCGCAGCGAGCAGCTCATCGGCCGCTACCTGCGCGAACGCCCGGACGCGGGTGTGCTGGTCGCCACCAAGGCGGGCCGCCGCCTGGAGCAGCTCCCCGAGCACTACACCCTGGACAACCTCCGGGCCTGGACCGACCGCTCCCGCGCCAACCTCGGCGTCGAACGGCTGGACCTGGTCCAGCTGCACTGCCCGCCCACCCCGGTCTACTCCTTGGACCGTGTCTTCGACGCGCTCGACACACTGGTGGCCGAGCAGCGCGTCGCCGCCTACGGCGTCAGCGTCGAGACCTGCGCCGAAGCGCTCACCGCGATCGCCCGCCCAGGGGTGGCCAGCGTCCAGATCATCCTCAACCCGTTCCGGCTGAAGCCGCTGGACGACGTCCTGCCGGCCGCCGCGGCCGCCGGCGTCGGCATCATCGCCCGCGTCCCGCTCGCCTCCGGCCTGCTCTCCGGCCGCTACACCCGCGACACCGTCTTCCCGAAGGACGACCACCGCACCTACAACCGGGACGGCTCCGCCTTCGACCAGGGCGAGACCTTCTCGGGCGTCGACTTCGCCACCGGCGTCGAAGCGGCCGTCGAGTTCGCCGCGCTCGCCCCCGAGGGTGCCACCCCGGCCCAGACCGCCCTGCGTTGGATCATCCAGCAGCCGGGCGTCAGCAGCGTCATCCCCGGCGCCCGCAACCCCGAGCAGGCGCGGGCCAACGCGGCCGCCGCGGCCCTGCCGCCGCTCCCCGCGGCGACCCTGGCCGCCGTCACCGCGCTGTACGACCGGCGGATCCGCGGTTCGGTCCACGACCGCTGGTGA